In one window of Spirochaetaceae bacterium DNA:
- the selA gene encoding L-seryl-tRNA(Sec) selenium transferase, with the protein MSSSSGGPPRTDDRNEAGVRPARRNPFESIPPVSRLVDGLADLSLPRRLCVDLVRHELDLVRATDPVPSRPLIEARVRGTAMRLAAARLRRVINATGVLLHTNLGRAPLGDATGALAAATGGYSNLELDLIAGTRGSRGHYVERALAALCESEAATVVNNCAAALLLAASAATGDPARREVIVSRGELIQIGGGFRIPDILTAAGARLREVGTTNQTTRRDYAAACGAGTAALLSVHRSNFVMEGFVAAPRLGELREVAADAGVPLIADLGSGAVTRTDGVDGLPREPRPQDVLTAGATLVCFSGDKLLGGPQAGVIAGRAEWIGRLKAHPLFRALRLDKVALALLQQTVDCHLDDAGTVPLEQMLHVPVAALQARAQAVVRRLPRSLPAAATDCTSRLGGGTLPAAILPSAGIGIALPGGSADAFAAALRRATPPVIGHIHRDRVVLDLRTVPPHDDEPLTAAIAAAAGMLASPMPDGATASGSVPR; encoded by the coding sequence ATGAGCAGCTCAAGCGGCGGTCCGCCGCGCACGGACGACCGCAACGAAGCAGGCGTGCGCCCTGCCCGCCGCAACCCGTTCGAGTCGATTCCGCCTGTCAGTCGACTGGTCGACGGACTCGCCGATCTGAGCCTCCCCCGCCGGTTGTGCGTGGATCTGGTGCGGCACGAACTCGACCTGGTCCGAGCCACCGATCCGGTTCCCTCGCGCCCGCTGATCGAGGCGCGCGTGCGCGGCACCGCGATGCGGTTGGCGGCTGCACGCCTGCGCCGCGTGATCAACGCCACCGGGGTGCTCCTGCATACCAATCTGGGCCGCGCTCCGCTGGGCGACGCCACCGGCGCGCTGGCTGCGGCCACCGGTGGCTACAGCAACCTGGAGCTGGATCTGATCGCCGGCACGCGCGGCAGCCGGGGACACTACGTGGAGCGCGCCCTGGCCGCGCTGTGCGAATCCGAAGCCGCTACCGTGGTAAACAACTGCGCCGCCGCCCTGCTGCTGGCGGCGAGCGCCGCGACAGGCGATCCGGCGCGCCGCGAGGTGATCGTATCACGCGGCGAGCTGATCCAAATCGGCGGCGGGTTCCGCATACCCGATATCCTCACCGCGGCCGGCGCGCGGCTGCGAGAAGTCGGCACCACCAACCAGACCACGCGACGCGACTACGCGGCCGCGTGCGGTGCCGGCACCGCCGCCCTGCTCTCGGTGCACCGCAGCAACTTCGTCATGGAAGGGTTCGTGGCCGCACCGCGGCTCGGCGAGTTGCGGGAAGTGGCCGCGGACGCAGGCGTTCCGCTGATAGCTGACCTCGGCAGCGGCGCGGTGACGCGCACCGACGGTGTCGACGGCCTGCCGCGCGAGCCGCGCCCGCAGGATGTGCTGACAGCCGGGGCGACGCTGGTGTGCTTCAGCGGCGACAAGCTCCTCGGCGGCCCGCAGGCGGGGGTGATCGCCGGCAGGGCGGAGTGGATCGGCCGCCTGAAGGCGCATCCGCTGTTCCGCGCGCTGCGCCTCGACAAGGTGGCGCTGGCGCTGTTGCAGCAGACGGTGGACTGCCACCTGGACGACGCCGGGACGGTTCCGCTCGAGCAAATGCTGCACGTCCCGGTCGCCGCGCTGCAGGCACGCGCACAGGCGGTCGTGCGGCGTCTTCCCCGTTCCCTGCCGGCGGCCGCTACCGATTGCACGAGCCGTCTCGGCGGCGGCACCCTGCCGGCGGCTATCCTGCCGTCAGCCGGCATCGGCATTGCGCTGCCCGGCGGCAGCGCCGACGCCTTCGCCGCCGCGCTGCGCCGTGCCACGCCGCCGGTGATCGGTCACATCCACCGCGACCGGGTCGTGCTTGACCTGCGCACCGTGCCGCCGCACGACGACGAGCCGCTGACCGCGGCCATTGCCGCCGCCGC